The following coding sequences are from one Odocoileus virginianus isolate 20LAN1187 ecotype Illinois chromosome 7, Ovbor_1.2, whole genome shotgun sequence window:
- the MYBPH gene encoding myosin-binding protein H isoform X2, which yields MTEQATSEAPACGLEETASESAHVPPTGPSGDTAAPQAPGGKQAPGGERASEPQESAPQPPEPEASAAPAAPTATDPALPREDVPSAPLLLAVEDVSDSSVTVSWEPPESLGRLGLQGYVLELRREGALDWEPVNVRPMMVTQLTVRNLAVGDKFFVRVAAVSSAGAGPPAVLEQLVHIQETIEAPKIRVPRHLRQTYIRQVGESINLQIPFQGNPKPQVLWTHNGHALDSQRVSVRTGDQDSILFIRSAQRSDSGCYELTVQLKGLEAKAAVNILVIGMGPGEARAELPPAPGLMVKRVRPRESDRSPIVLGVGLPRAQPSSSLSGPAEKPGPPSSIRLLDVWSCNAALEWTPPQDTGNTELLGYTVQKADEKTGRWFTVLERYHPTTCTVSDLIVGNSYSFRVFSENLCGLSASAAATKELAHIVKTDVVAKPKSFVERDFSEAPSFTQPLADHTSTPGYSTQLSCSVRASPKVRAGALGLQSFQTTLPKPEGGLWGLHPGPHPSQLSLTLLPQPKIIWMKNKMDIQGNPKYRALSEQGVCTLEIRKPSPFDSGVYTCKAINVLGEASVDCRLEVKASATH from the exons ATGACAGAACAAGCCACCTCGGAGGCCCCTGCCTGTGGTCTGGAGGAGACCGCCTCTGAATCTGCACATGTGCCCCCCACAGGGCCCTCTGGAGACACGGCAGCTCCGCAGGCTCCTGGCGGGAAGCAGGCTCCCGGGGGAGAGCGGGCTTCTGAACCACAGGAGTCTGCCCCTCAGCCTCCTGAGCCCGAAGCGTCTGCAGCCCCCGCAGCCCCCACAGCCACTGACCCTGCACTTCCACGTGAAG ATGTCCCCAGTGCCCCGCTGCTGCTGGCCGTGGAGGATGTGAGTGACAGCTCTGTGACTGTGAGCTGGGAGCCTCCAGAGAGCCTGGGGAGGCTGGGGCTCCAGGGCTATGTGCTGGAACTCCGTCGAGAGGGAG CCTTGGACTGGGAGCCTGTGAATGTCCGGCCCATGATGGTGACCCAGCTGACTGTGCGGAACCTGGCTGTAGGTGACAAGTTCTTCGTGCGCGTGGCTGCAGTGAGCTCTGCAGGGGCTGGCCCACCAGCGGTGCTGGAGCAGCTTGTCCACATCCAGGAGACCATCG AGGCCCCCAAGATCCGTGTTCCCCGCCACCTTCGTCAGACCTACATTCGCCAGGTGGGAGAGTCGATTAACCTGCAAATCCCCTTCCAG GGGAATCCCAAGCCTCAGGTTTTGTGGACCCACAATGGTCATGCCCTGGACAGCCAGCGGGTGAGCGTGCGCACCGGGGACCAGGACTCCATCCTCTTCATCCGCTCAGCCCAGCGCTCCGACTCGGGCTGCTATGAGCTCACTGTGCAGCTGAAAGGCCTGGAGGCCAAGGCAGCCGTCAACATCCTGGTGATTGGTATGGGACCAGGGGAGGCAAGGGCTGAGCTTCCTCCTGCCCCAGGACTGATGGTCAAGAGGGTCAGGCCCAGAGAGAGCGATAGGAGCCCGATCgtgttgggggtggggttgcCGCGAGCCCAGCCCTCCTCCTCACTCTCTGGTCCTGCAGAGAAACCTGGACCCCCCAGCAGCATCAGACTGCTGGATGTCTGGAGCTGCAACGCTGCCCTCGAGTGGACACCGCCCCAGGACACAGGCAACACAGAGCTCCTGGGCTACACAGTGCAGAAGGCAGACGAGAAGACGGGG CGATGGTTCACGGTGCTGGAGCGCTACCACCCCACCACCTGCACCGTCTCCGACCTCATCGTGGGCAACTCGTACTCCTTCCGAGTTTTCTCAGAGAACCTGTGTGGGCTCAGCGCCTCAGCAGCCGCCACCAAGGAGCTTGCCCACATCGTAAAGACAG ATGTTGTTGCCAAACCCAAAAGCTTTGTTGAGCGAGACTTCTCAGAAGCGCCCTCCTTCACTCAGCCCCTGGCCGACCACACCTCCACACCCGGCTACAGCACGCAGCTCTCCTGCAGCGTCAGAGCTTCACCCAAGGTGAGGGCAGGGGCACTGGGGCTGCAGTCTTTCCAGACAACTCTGCCTAAGCCTGAAGGTGGCCTTTGGGGGCTTCATCCTGGCCCACACCCTTCCCAGCTCTCTCTGACCTTGCTCCCCCAGCCCAAGATCATCTGGATGAAAAACAAGATGGACATCCAGGGTAATCCCAAATACCGAGCTCTCTCTGAGCAAGGTGTCTGCACCCTAGAGATCCGGAAACCCAGCCCCTTTGATTCCGGAGTTTACACCTGCAAGGCCATCAATGTGCTGGGGGAGGCGTCTGTGGACTGCCGGCTGGAGGTGAAAG CCTCAGCCACACACTGA
- the MYBPH gene encoding myosin-binding protein H isoform X6, with product MTEQATSEAPACGLEETASESAHVPPTGPSGDTAAPQAPGGKQAPGGERASEPQESAPQPPEPEASAAPAAPTATDPALPREDVPSAPLLLAVEDVSDSSVTVSWEPPESLGRLGLQGYVLELRREGALDWEPVNVRPMMVTQLTVRNLAVGDKFFVRVAAVSSAGAGPPAVLEQLVHIQETIEAPKIRVPRHLRQTYIRQVGESINLQIPFQGNPKPQVLWTHNGHALDSQRVSVRTGDQDSILFIRSAQRSDSGCYELTVQLKGLEAKAAVNILVIEKPGPPSSIRLLDVWSCNAALEWTPPQDTGNTELLGYTVQKADEKTGRWFTVLERYHPTTCTVSDLIVGNSYSFRVFSENLCGLSASAAATKELAHIVKTDVVAKPKSFVERDFSEAPSFTQPLADHTSTPGYSTQLSCSVRASPKPKIIWMKNKMDIQGNPKYRALSEQGVCTLEIRKPSPFDSGVYTCKAINVLGEASVDCRLEVKASATH from the exons ATGACAGAACAAGCCACCTCGGAGGCCCCTGCCTGTGGTCTGGAGGAGACCGCCTCTGAATCTGCACATGTGCCCCCCACAGGGCCCTCTGGAGACACGGCAGCTCCGCAGGCTCCTGGCGGGAAGCAGGCTCCCGGGGGAGAGCGGGCTTCTGAACCACAGGAGTCTGCCCCTCAGCCTCCTGAGCCCGAAGCGTCTGCAGCCCCCGCAGCCCCCACAGCCACTGACCCTGCACTTCCACGTGAAG ATGTCCCCAGTGCCCCGCTGCTGCTGGCCGTGGAGGATGTGAGTGACAGCTCTGTGACTGTGAGCTGGGAGCCTCCAGAGAGCCTGGGGAGGCTGGGGCTCCAGGGCTATGTGCTGGAACTCCGTCGAGAGGGAG CCTTGGACTGGGAGCCTGTGAATGTCCGGCCCATGATGGTGACCCAGCTGACTGTGCGGAACCTGGCTGTAGGTGACAAGTTCTTCGTGCGCGTGGCTGCAGTGAGCTCTGCAGGGGCTGGCCCACCAGCGGTGCTGGAGCAGCTTGTCCACATCCAGGAGACCATCG AGGCCCCCAAGATCCGTGTTCCCCGCCACCTTCGTCAGACCTACATTCGCCAGGTGGGAGAGTCGATTAACCTGCAAATCCCCTTCCAG GGGAATCCCAAGCCTCAGGTTTTGTGGACCCACAATGGTCATGCCCTGGACAGCCAGCGGGTGAGCGTGCGCACCGGGGACCAGGACTCCATCCTCTTCATCCGCTCAGCCCAGCGCTCCGACTCGGGCTGCTATGAGCTCACTGTGCAGCTGAAAGGCCTGGAGGCCAAGGCAGCCGTCAACATCCTGGTGATTG AGAAACCTGGACCCCCCAGCAGCATCAGACTGCTGGATGTCTGGAGCTGCAACGCTGCCCTCGAGTGGACACCGCCCCAGGACACAGGCAACACAGAGCTCCTGGGCTACACAGTGCAGAAGGCAGACGAGAAGACGGGG CGATGGTTCACGGTGCTGGAGCGCTACCACCCCACCACCTGCACCGTCTCCGACCTCATCGTGGGCAACTCGTACTCCTTCCGAGTTTTCTCAGAGAACCTGTGTGGGCTCAGCGCCTCAGCAGCCGCCACCAAGGAGCTTGCCCACATCGTAAAGACAG ATGTTGTTGCCAAACCCAAAAGCTTTGTTGAGCGAGACTTCTCAGAAGCGCCCTCCTTCACTCAGCCCCTGGCCGACCACACCTCCACACCCGGCTACAGCACGCAGCTCTCCTGCAGCGTCAGAGCTTCACCCAAG CCCAAGATCATCTGGATGAAAAACAAGATGGACATCCAGGGTAATCCCAAATACCGAGCTCTCTCTGAGCAAGGTGTCTGCACCCTAGAGATCCGGAAACCCAGCCCCTTTGATTCCGGAGTTTACACCTGCAAGGCCATCAATGTGCTGGGGGAGGCGTCTGTGGACTGCCGGCTGGAGGTGAAAG CCTCAGCCACACACTGA
- the MYBPH gene encoding myosin-binding protein H isoform X5, whose amino-acid sequence MCPPQGPLETRQLRRLLAGSRLPGESGLLNHRSLPLSLLSPKRLQPPQPPQPLTLHFHVKVMRAGAGGGGRQSCQGAVGGEGSAASPFTTTPAPAFPSDVPSAPLLLAVEDVSDSSVTVSWEPPESLGRLGLQGYVLELRREGALDWEPVNVRPMMVTQLTVRNLAVGDKFFVRVAAVSSAGAGPPAVLEQLVHIQETIEAPKIRVPRHLRQTYIRQVGESINLQIPFQGNPKPQVLWTHNGHALDSQRVSVRTGDQDSILFIRSAQRSDSGCYELTVQLKGLEAKAAVNILVIEKPGPPSSIRLLDVWSCNAALEWTPPQDTGNTELLGYTVQKADEKTGRWFTVLERYHPTTCTVSDLIVGNSYSFRVFSENLCGLSASAAATKELAHIVKTDVVAKPKSFVERDFSEAPSFTQPLADHTSTPGYSTQLSCSVRASPKPKIIWMKNKMDIQGNPKYRALSEQGVCTLEIRKPSPFDSGVYTCKAINVLGEASVDCRLEVKASATH is encoded by the exons ATGTGCCCCCCACAGGGCCCTCTGGAGACACGGCAGCTCCGCAGGCTCCTGGCGGGAAGCAGGCTCCCGGGGGAGAGCGGGCTTCTGAACCACAGGAGTCTGCCCCTCAGCCTCCTGAGCCCGAAGCGTCTGCAGCCCCCGCAGCCCCCACAGCCACTGACCCTGCACTTCCACGTGAAGGTGATGAGAGCTGGggcgggtggaggggggaggcagTCATGCCAGGGAGCGGTGGGGGGCGAGGGCTCGgctgcaagccccttcaccaccacccccgcccccgcttTTCCCTCAGATGTCCCCAGTGCCCCGCTGCTGCTGGCCGTGGAGGATGTGAGTGACAGCTCTGTGACTGTGAGCTGGGAGCCTCCAGAGAGCCTGGGGAGGCTGGGGCTCCAGGGCTATGTGCTGGAACTCCGTCGAGAGGGAG CCTTGGACTGGGAGCCTGTGAATGTCCGGCCCATGATGGTGACCCAGCTGACTGTGCGGAACCTGGCTGTAGGTGACAAGTTCTTCGTGCGCGTGGCTGCAGTGAGCTCTGCAGGGGCTGGCCCACCAGCGGTGCTGGAGCAGCTTGTCCACATCCAGGAGACCATCG AGGCCCCCAAGATCCGTGTTCCCCGCCACCTTCGTCAGACCTACATTCGCCAGGTGGGAGAGTCGATTAACCTGCAAATCCCCTTCCAG GGGAATCCCAAGCCTCAGGTTTTGTGGACCCACAATGGTCATGCCCTGGACAGCCAGCGGGTGAGCGTGCGCACCGGGGACCAGGACTCCATCCTCTTCATCCGCTCAGCCCAGCGCTCCGACTCGGGCTGCTATGAGCTCACTGTGCAGCTGAAAGGCCTGGAGGCCAAGGCAGCCGTCAACATCCTGGTGATTG AGAAACCTGGACCCCCCAGCAGCATCAGACTGCTGGATGTCTGGAGCTGCAACGCTGCCCTCGAGTGGACACCGCCCCAGGACACAGGCAACACAGAGCTCCTGGGCTACACAGTGCAGAAGGCAGACGAGAAGACGGGG CGATGGTTCACGGTGCTGGAGCGCTACCACCCCACCACCTGCACCGTCTCCGACCTCATCGTGGGCAACTCGTACTCCTTCCGAGTTTTCTCAGAGAACCTGTGTGGGCTCAGCGCCTCAGCAGCCGCCACCAAGGAGCTTGCCCACATCGTAAAGACAG ATGTTGTTGCCAAACCCAAAAGCTTTGTTGAGCGAGACTTCTCAGAAGCGCCCTCCTTCACTCAGCCCCTGGCCGACCACACCTCCACACCCGGCTACAGCACGCAGCTCTCCTGCAGCGTCAGAGCTTCACCCAAG CCCAAGATCATCTGGATGAAAAACAAGATGGACATCCAGGGTAATCCCAAATACCGAGCTCTCTCTGAGCAAGGTGTCTGCACCCTAGAGATCCGGAAACCCAGCCCCTTTGATTCCGGAGTTTACACCTGCAAGGCCATCAATGTGCTGGGGGAGGCGTCTGTGGACTGCCGGCTGGAGGTGAAAG CCTCAGCCACACACTGA
- the MYBPH gene encoding myosin-binding protein H isoform X1 has translation MCPPQGPLETRQLRRLLAGSRLPGESGLLNHRSLPLSLLSPKRLQPPQPPQPLTLHFHVKVMRAGAGGGGRQSCQGAVGGEGSAASPFTTTPAPAFPSDVPSAPLLLAVEDVSDSSVTVSWEPPESLGRLGLQGYVLELRREGALDWEPVNVRPMMVTQLTVRNLAVGDKFFVRVAAVSSAGAGPPAVLEQLVHIQETIEAPKIRVPRHLRQTYIRQVGESINLQIPFQGNPKPQVLWTHNGHALDSQRVSVRTGDQDSILFIRSAQRSDSGCYELTVQLKGLEAKAAVNILVIGMGPGEARAELPPAPGLMVKRVRPRESDRSPIVLGVGLPRAQPSSSLSGPAEKPGPPSSIRLLDVWSCNAALEWTPPQDTGNTELLGYTVQKADEKTGRWFTVLERYHPTTCTVSDLIVGNSYSFRVFSENLCGLSASAAATKELAHIVKTDVVAKPKSFVERDFSEAPSFTQPLADHTSTPGYSTQLSCSVRASPKVRAGALGLQSFQTTLPKPEGGLWGLHPGPHPSQLSLTLLPQPKIIWMKNKMDIQGNPKYRALSEQGVCTLEIRKPSPFDSGVYTCKAINVLGEASVDCRLEVKASATH, from the exons ATGTGCCCCCCACAGGGCCCTCTGGAGACACGGCAGCTCCGCAGGCTCCTGGCGGGAAGCAGGCTCCCGGGGGAGAGCGGGCTTCTGAACCACAGGAGTCTGCCCCTCAGCCTCCTGAGCCCGAAGCGTCTGCAGCCCCCGCAGCCCCCACAGCCACTGACCCTGCACTTCCACGTGAAGGTGATGAGAGCTGGggcgggtggaggggggaggcagTCATGCCAGGGAGCGGTGGGGGGCGAGGGCTCGgctgcaagccccttcaccaccacccccgcccccgcttTTCCCTCAGATGTCCCCAGTGCCCCGCTGCTGCTGGCCGTGGAGGATGTGAGTGACAGCTCTGTGACTGTGAGCTGGGAGCCTCCAGAGAGCCTGGGGAGGCTGGGGCTCCAGGGCTATGTGCTGGAACTCCGTCGAGAGGGAG CCTTGGACTGGGAGCCTGTGAATGTCCGGCCCATGATGGTGACCCAGCTGACTGTGCGGAACCTGGCTGTAGGTGACAAGTTCTTCGTGCGCGTGGCTGCAGTGAGCTCTGCAGGGGCTGGCCCACCAGCGGTGCTGGAGCAGCTTGTCCACATCCAGGAGACCATCG AGGCCCCCAAGATCCGTGTTCCCCGCCACCTTCGTCAGACCTACATTCGCCAGGTGGGAGAGTCGATTAACCTGCAAATCCCCTTCCAG GGGAATCCCAAGCCTCAGGTTTTGTGGACCCACAATGGTCATGCCCTGGACAGCCAGCGGGTGAGCGTGCGCACCGGGGACCAGGACTCCATCCTCTTCATCCGCTCAGCCCAGCGCTCCGACTCGGGCTGCTATGAGCTCACTGTGCAGCTGAAAGGCCTGGAGGCCAAGGCAGCCGTCAACATCCTGGTGATTGGTATGGGACCAGGGGAGGCAAGGGCTGAGCTTCCTCCTGCCCCAGGACTGATGGTCAAGAGGGTCAGGCCCAGAGAGAGCGATAGGAGCCCGATCgtgttgggggtggggttgcCGCGAGCCCAGCCCTCCTCCTCACTCTCTGGTCCTGCAGAGAAACCTGGACCCCCCAGCAGCATCAGACTGCTGGATGTCTGGAGCTGCAACGCTGCCCTCGAGTGGACACCGCCCCAGGACACAGGCAACACAGAGCTCCTGGGCTACACAGTGCAGAAGGCAGACGAGAAGACGGGG CGATGGTTCACGGTGCTGGAGCGCTACCACCCCACCACCTGCACCGTCTCCGACCTCATCGTGGGCAACTCGTACTCCTTCCGAGTTTTCTCAGAGAACCTGTGTGGGCTCAGCGCCTCAGCAGCCGCCACCAAGGAGCTTGCCCACATCGTAAAGACAG ATGTTGTTGCCAAACCCAAAAGCTTTGTTGAGCGAGACTTCTCAGAAGCGCCCTCCTTCACTCAGCCCCTGGCCGACCACACCTCCACACCCGGCTACAGCACGCAGCTCTCCTGCAGCGTCAGAGCTTCACCCAAGGTGAGGGCAGGGGCACTGGGGCTGCAGTCTTTCCAGACAACTCTGCCTAAGCCTGAAGGTGGCCTTTGGGGGCTTCATCCTGGCCCACACCCTTCCCAGCTCTCTCTGACCTTGCTCCCCCAGCCCAAGATCATCTGGATGAAAAACAAGATGGACATCCAGGGTAATCCCAAATACCGAGCTCTCTCTGAGCAAGGTGTCTGCACCCTAGAGATCCGGAAACCCAGCCCCTTTGATTCCGGAGTTTACACCTGCAAGGCCATCAATGTGCTGGGGGAGGCGTCTGTGGACTGCCGGCTGGAGGTGAAAG CCTCAGCCACACACTGA
- the MYBPH gene encoding myosin-binding protein H isoform X3 yields the protein MCPPQGPLETRQLRRLLAGSRLPGESGLLNHRSLPLSLLSPKRLQPPQPPQPLTLHFHVKVMRAGAGGGGRQSCQGAVGGEGSAASPFTTTPAPAFPSDVPSAPLLLAVEDVSDSSVTVSWEPPESLGRLGLQGYVLELRREGALDWEPVNVRPMMVTQLTVRNLAVGDKFFVRVAAVSSAGAGPPAVLEQLVHIQETIEAPKIRVPRHLRQTYIRQVGESINLQIPFQGNPKPQVLWTHNGHALDSQRVSVRTGDQDSILFIRSAQRSDSGCYELTVQLKGLEAKAAVNILVIGMGPGEARAELPPAPGLMVKRVRPRESDRSPIVLGVGLPRAQPSSSLSGPAEKPGPPSSIRLLDVWSCNAALEWTPPQDTGNTELLGYTVQKADEKTGRWFTVLERYHPTTCTVSDLIVGNSYSFRVFSENLCGLSASAAATKELAHIVKTDVVAKPKSFVERDFSEAPSFTQPLADHTSTPGYSTQLSCSVRASPKPKIIWMKNKMDIQGNPKYRALSEQGVCTLEIRKPSPFDSGVYTCKAINVLGEASVDCRLEVKASATH from the exons ATGTGCCCCCCACAGGGCCCTCTGGAGACACGGCAGCTCCGCAGGCTCCTGGCGGGAAGCAGGCTCCCGGGGGAGAGCGGGCTTCTGAACCACAGGAGTCTGCCCCTCAGCCTCCTGAGCCCGAAGCGTCTGCAGCCCCCGCAGCCCCCACAGCCACTGACCCTGCACTTCCACGTGAAGGTGATGAGAGCTGGggcgggtggaggggggaggcagTCATGCCAGGGAGCGGTGGGGGGCGAGGGCTCGgctgcaagccccttcaccaccacccccgcccccgcttTTCCCTCAGATGTCCCCAGTGCCCCGCTGCTGCTGGCCGTGGAGGATGTGAGTGACAGCTCTGTGACTGTGAGCTGGGAGCCTCCAGAGAGCCTGGGGAGGCTGGGGCTCCAGGGCTATGTGCTGGAACTCCGTCGAGAGGGAG CCTTGGACTGGGAGCCTGTGAATGTCCGGCCCATGATGGTGACCCAGCTGACTGTGCGGAACCTGGCTGTAGGTGACAAGTTCTTCGTGCGCGTGGCTGCAGTGAGCTCTGCAGGGGCTGGCCCACCAGCGGTGCTGGAGCAGCTTGTCCACATCCAGGAGACCATCG AGGCCCCCAAGATCCGTGTTCCCCGCCACCTTCGTCAGACCTACATTCGCCAGGTGGGAGAGTCGATTAACCTGCAAATCCCCTTCCAG GGGAATCCCAAGCCTCAGGTTTTGTGGACCCACAATGGTCATGCCCTGGACAGCCAGCGGGTGAGCGTGCGCACCGGGGACCAGGACTCCATCCTCTTCATCCGCTCAGCCCAGCGCTCCGACTCGGGCTGCTATGAGCTCACTGTGCAGCTGAAAGGCCTGGAGGCCAAGGCAGCCGTCAACATCCTGGTGATTGGTATGGGACCAGGGGAGGCAAGGGCTGAGCTTCCTCCTGCCCCAGGACTGATGGTCAAGAGGGTCAGGCCCAGAGAGAGCGATAGGAGCCCGATCgtgttgggggtggggttgcCGCGAGCCCAGCCCTCCTCCTCACTCTCTGGTCCTGCAGAGAAACCTGGACCCCCCAGCAGCATCAGACTGCTGGATGTCTGGAGCTGCAACGCTGCCCTCGAGTGGACACCGCCCCAGGACACAGGCAACACAGAGCTCCTGGGCTACACAGTGCAGAAGGCAGACGAGAAGACGGGG CGATGGTTCACGGTGCTGGAGCGCTACCACCCCACCACCTGCACCGTCTCCGACCTCATCGTGGGCAACTCGTACTCCTTCCGAGTTTTCTCAGAGAACCTGTGTGGGCTCAGCGCCTCAGCAGCCGCCACCAAGGAGCTTGCCCACATCGTAAAGACAG ATGTTGTTGCCAAACCCAAAAGCTTTGTTGAGCGAGACTTCTCAGAAGCGCCCTCCTTCACTCAGCCCCTGGCCGACCACACCTCCACACCCGGCTACAGCACGCAGCTCTCCTGCAGCGTCAGAGCTTCACCCAAG CCCAAGATCATCTGGATGAAAAACAAGATGGACATCCAGGGTAATCCCAAATACCGAGCTCTCTCTGAGCAAGGTGTCTGCACCCTAGAGATCCGGAAACCCAGCCCCTTTGATTCCGGAGTTTACACCTGCAAGGCCATCAATGTGCTGGGGGAGGCGTCTGTGGACTGCCGGCTGGAGGTGAAAG CCTCAGCCACACACTGA
- the MYBPH gene encoding myosin-binding protein H isoform X4 has protein sequence MCPPQGPLETRQLRRLLAGSRLPGESGLLNHRSLPLSLLSPKRLQPPQPPQPLTLHFHVKVMRAGAGGGGRQSCQGAVGGEGSAASPFTTTPAPAFPSDVPSAPLLLAVEDVSDSSVTVSWEPPESLGRLGLQGYVLELRREGALDWEPVNVRPMMVTQLTVRNLAVGDKFFVRVAAVSSAGAGPPAVLEQLVHIQETIEAPKIRVPRHLRQTYIRQVGESINLQIPFQGNPKPQVLWTHNGHALDSQRVSVRTGDQDSILFIRSAQRSDSGCYELTVQLKGLEAKAAVNILVIEKPGPPSSIRLLDVWSCNAALEWTPPQDTGNTELLGYTVQKADEKTGRWFTVLERYHPTTCTVSDLIVGNSYSFRVFSENLCGLSASAAATKELAHIVKTDVVAKPKSFVERDFSEAPSFTQPLADHTSTPGYSTQLSCSVRASPKVRAGALGLQSFQTTLPKPEGGLWGLHPGPHPSQLSLTLLPQPKIIWMKNKMDIQGNPKYRALSEQGVCTLEIRKPSPFDSGVYTCKAINVLGEASVDCRLEVKASATH, from the exons ATGTGCCCCCCACAGGGCCCTCTGGAGACACGGCAGCTCCGCAGGCTCCTGGCGGGAAGCAGGCTCCCGGGGGAGAGCGGGCTTCTGAACCACAGGAGTCTGCCCCTCAGCCTCCTGAGCCCGAAGCGTCTGCAGCCCCCGCAGCCCCCACAGCCACTGACCCTGCACTTCCACGTGAAGGTGATGAGAGCTGGggcgggtggaggggggaggcagTCATGCCAGGGAGCGGTGGGGGGCGAGGGCTCGgctgcaagccccttcaccaccacccccgcccccgcttTTCCCTCAGATGTCCCCAGTGCCCCGCTGCTGCTGGCCGTGGAGGATGTGAGTGACAGCTCTGTGACTGTGAGCTGGGAGCCTCCAGAGAGCCTGGGGAGGCTGGGGCTCCAGGGCTATGTGCTGGAACTCCGTCGAGAGGGAG CCTTGGACTGGGAGCCTGTGAATGTCCGGCCCATGATGGTGACCCAGCTGACTGTGCGGAACCTGGCTGTAGGTGACAAGTTCTTCGTGCGCGTGGCTGCAGTGAGCTCTGCAGGGGCTGGCCCACCAGCGGTGCTGGAGCAGCTTGTCCACATCCAGGAGACCATCG AGGCCCCCAAGATCCGTGTTCCCCGCCACCTTCGTCAGACCTACATTCGCCAGGTGGGAGAGTCGATTAACCTGCAAATCCCCTTCCAG GGGAATCCCAAGCCTCAGGTTTTGTGGACCCACAATGGTCATGCCCTGGACAGCCAGCGGGTGAGCGTGCGCACCGGGGACCAGGACTCCATCCTCTTCATCCGCTCAGCCCAGCGCTCCGACTCGGGCTGCTATGAGCTCACTGTGCAGCTGAAAGGCCTGGAGGCCAAGGCAGCCGTCAACATCCTGGTGATTG AGAAACCTGGACCCCCCAGCAGCATCAGACTGCTGGATGTCTGGAGCTGCAACGCTGCCCTCGAGTGGACACCGCCCCAGGACACAGGCAACACAGAGCTCCTGGGCTACACAGTGCAGAAGGCAGACGAGAAGACGGGG CGATGGTTCACGGTGCTGGAGCGCTACCACCCCACCACCTGCACCGTCTCCGACCTCATCGTGGGCAACTCGTACTCCTTCCGAGTTTTCTCAGAGAACCTGTGTGGGCTCAGCGCCTCAGCAGCCGCCACCAAGGAGCTTGCCCACATCGTAAAGACAG ATGTTGTTGCCAAACCCAAAAGCTTTGTTGAGCGAGACTTCTCAGAAGCGCCCTCCTTCACTCAGCCCCTGGCCGACCACACCTCCACACCCGGCTACAGCACGCAGCTCTCCTGCAGCGTCAGAGCTTCACCCAAGGTGAGGGCAGGGGCACTGGGGCTGCAGTCTTTCCAGACAACTCTGCCTAAGCCTGAAGGTGGCCTTTGGGGGCTTCATCCTGGCCCACACCCTTCCCAGCTCTCTCTGACCTTGCTCCCCCAGCCCAAGATCATCTGGATGAAAAACAAGATGGACATCCAGGGTAATCCCAAATACCGAGCTCTCTCTGAGCAAGGTGTCTGCACCCTAGAGATCCGGAAACCCAGCCCCTTTGATTCCGGAGTTTACACCTGCAAGGCCATCAATGTGCTGGGGGAGGCGTCTGTGGACTGCCGGCTGGAGGTGAAAG CCTCAGCCACACACTGA